In a genomic window of Macrobrachium rosenbergii isolate ZJJX-2024 chromosome 44, ASM4041242v1, whole genome shotgun sequence:
- the LOC136829543 gene encoding cuticle protein AM1159-like, whose product MKTAILCALIALAAAAPQYDYNAPPAPAPAPPPPAPTYGAPSTRVSTFEAAPPVAILRDDRTQDEFGRFAVDFEAENGIAFSQSGSPDGPEGAVVKAGQYSYIAPDGTPVEVKYVADENGYQPQSDLLPVAPEFPHPIPQFVLDQIAKAAEEDAAAAREAASARSNSYAPPPPPPSNTYGQPV is encoded by the exons ATGAAGACC GCCATCCTGTGTGCTCTCATTGCCCTGGCTGCTGCAGCCCCACAGTATGACTACAATGCCCcacctgctcctgctcctgcaccccctccccctgcccctaCCTACGGAGCACCTTCCACAAGAGTGTCCACTTTCGAGGCTGCGCCTCCAGTCGCCATCTTGAGGGACGACCGAACCCAGGATGAGTTCGGAAGATTCGCCGTCGACTTCGAGGCCGAAAACGGCATCGCCTTCTCTCAGTCTGGTTCCCCTGATGGGCCGGAAGGTGCCGTGGTCAAGGCTGGGCAGTACTC GTACATTGCTCCTGACGGTACGCCCGTCGAAGTGAAATACGTCGCTGACGAAAACGGTTACCAACCCCAGTCCGATCTCCTGCCAGTGGCTCCCGAATTCCCCCACCCAATTCCCCAGTTCGTCCTCGACCAGATCGCCAAGGCTGCTGAAGAAGACGCTGCCGCTGCACGCGAGGCAGCATCTGCCCGAAGCAACTCCTacgctcctccccctcccccaccttcaaACACCTACGGTCAGCCAGTTTAG